In one Rutidosis leptorrhynchoides isolate AG116_Rl617_1_P2 chromosome 8, CSIRO_AGI_Rlap_v1, whole genome shotgun sequence genomic region, the following are encoded:
- the LOC139864047 gene encoding uncharacterized protein, which translates to MSFEDDLIPIKLRRFDVVFGQDWLSKNKAGIVCVGCHAILAHVVESDKEEKKSGVFHVVRDFPEVFPEELPEIPPHQAVEFQINLVPDAAPVARAPYRLAPFENQILLSQLRELLDKRFLRPSSST; encoded by the exons ATGTCATTTGAAGATGACCTCATACCAATAAAGCTAAGGAGGTTTGATGTCGTGTTTGGTCAGGATTGGCTATCGAAGAATAAAGCTGGAATCGTTTGTGTTG gctgtcatgctattctggcCCATGTGGTAGAATCTGATAAGGAAGAGAAGAAAAGTGGTGTTTTTCATGTCgttagagattttcctgaggtatttcccgaGGAATTACCTGAAATTCCGCCGCATCaggcggtagaatttcaaattaatCTTGTACCcgacgctgctcctgtagcacgtgctccttatagactcgctccTTTCGAAAATCAAATATTGTTAAGTCAACTCCGAGAGTTGTTAGACAAACGTTTtcttcgtcccagttcgtccacttag